In Lepus europaeus isolate LE1 chromosome 8, mLepTim1.pri, whole genome shotgun sequence, a single genomic region encodes these proteins:
- the UTP3 gene encoding something about silencing protein 10, translated as MVGRSRRRGAAKWAAVQAKAGHSAADEAEDDLGPPPSPGDSSYYQDQVDDFHEARSRAALAKGWSEVPSGDEDDGDEEEEVLALDIDEDDGEGESSSDEEDGDNDDDDGGSSVQSEGEASVDPSLSWGQRKKLYYDTDYGSKSRGRQSQQEVEEEEKEEEEEAQVIQRRLTQVLQEDDFGVAWVEAFAKPVPQTEEAETRVTKDLAKVSVKEKLKMLRKESPELLELIEDLKVKLTEVKDELEPLLQMVEQGIIPRGKGSQYLRTKYNLYLNYCSNISFYLVLKARRVPAHGHPVIERLVTYRNLINKLSVVDQKLSPEIRHLLTLKDGTAKKELIPKAKLTKAKPKSASETSAPASSVGELSDDSDFDEASLKNYKEMENRQTLKRKNEENGTEEQVLEDQNTKRAITYQIAKNRGLTPRRKKIDRNPRVKHREKFRRAKIRRRGQVREVRKEEQRYSGELSGIRAGVKKSIKLK; from the coding sequence ATGGTGGGGCGATCCCGGCGGCGCGGAGCAGCCAAGTGGGCAGCTGTGCAGGCCAAGGCAGGTCACAGCGCCGCGGACGAAGCTGAGGACGATTTAGGGCCGCCACCCTCGCCAGGGGACTCCAGCTACTACCAAGACCAGGTAGATGATTTCCATGAGGCGCGATCCCGGGCAGCCTTGGCTAAGGGCTGGAGCGAAGTGCCGAGTGGGGATGAGGATGATGgcgatgaggaggaggaggtactAGCCTTAGACATTGATGAAGacgatggagaaggagagagttcGAGTGATGAGGAGGAcggtgataatgatgatgatgatggcggGAGCTCCGTGCAGAGCGAGGGGGAGGCCTCTGTGGATCCCAGCTTGTCTTGGGGTCAGAGGAAGAAACTTTACTATGACACGGACTATGGTTCCAAGTCCCGAGGCCGACAGAGCcagcaggaggtggaggaggaagaaaaagaggaggaggaggaggcacaaGTCATTCAGCGGCGCCTAACCCAAGTCCTGCAAGAGGACGATTTTGGGGTCGCTTGGGTGGAGGCCTTTGCGAAACCAGTGCCTCagacagaagaggcagagacacggGTCACGAAGGATCTGGCTAAAGTTTCCGTGAAAGAGAAGCTAAAGATGCTGCGAAAAGAATCCCCAGAGCTCTTggagctgatagaagacctcaaAGTCAAGTTGACAGAGGTGAAAGATGAACTGGAGCCTTTGCTACAGATGGTGGAACAAGGGATCATCCCACGTGGAAAAGGAAGCCAGTATTTGAGGACCAAGTACAACCTCTACTTAAACTATTGCTCCAACATCAGCTTTTATTTAGTCCTGAAAGCTAGGAGAGTCCCTGCCCATGGACATCCTGTCATAGAAAGGCTTGTCACCTACCGAAATTTGATCAACAAGCTGTCAGTCGTGGATCAGAAGCTGTCCCCTGAAATTCGTCATCTACTCACACTTAAGGATGGTACAGCAAAGAAAGAACTGATTCCAAAAGCAAAATTGACCAAGGCCAAGCCAAAGTCTGCTTCAGAGActtctgctcctgcctccagtGTTGGAGAACTTTCTGATGATTCTGATTTTGATGAAGCCTCACtgaaaaactataaagaaatggaaaacaggCAAACActgaagagaaagaatgaagaaaatggcACTGAGGAACAGGTTCTTGAAGATCAAAATACCAAGAGAGCTATTACCTACCAGATTGCTAAAAATAGAGGACTTACACCTAGAAGAAAGAAGATTGACCGGAATCCTAGAGTGAAACATAGGGAGAAGTTCAGGAGAGCCAAAATTCGAAGAAGAGGCCAAGTTAGGGAAGTTCGTAAAGAAGAGCAACGTTATAGTGGTGAATTATCTGGCATTCGTGCAGGAGTTAAAAAGAGCATTAAGCTTAAATAA